In Vitis riparia cultivar Riparia Gloire de Montpellier isolate 1030 chromosome 19, EGFV_Vit.rip_1.0, whole genome shotgun sequence, the following proteins share a genomic window:
- the LOC117908594 gene encoding UPF0481 protein At3g47200-like translates to MGKTAKGKRKMRNLRRAGANQKQTQGQPPEWVIEMNNEIKEGLLYDSGKSWTVYRVPKSMRGIQKNAFLPKIVSIGPFHNKDPGLRIMEEHKMRYLLRLLESGPRENGERVEDSAQQVPQVVKAIRLEDLAESMRMLEQKTRENYSEDLQIDSDELIQMMVIDGCFVLELLRLYFKFDNEEEVEDPIFTTRWMLRTLQRDLLKLENQLPFFVLEKLYELIRLVDDPPLVDLVVTFFDPLLPRKNIKGKLNPNEEFDHMLDVFRSTFLSSVNETTKPAGWKQLQKLDNIPLVEERQLIHCVTELQEAGVRFKMREDLDLLDISFKDGMLKIPPLYIDDNTVPLFLNLVAYEQCDQDAKPFFTNFCMFFDSLINSHTDVGILHKNGIINHVLGSDKDVANLFNKLGREIVYDLDECYLSQQMMDVNDYCKQYFASKWHVWFTNLIRDYFSSPWTFLSLLAAIALLLLTTAQTFYAVYAYYFPKS, encoded by the exons ATGGGGAAAACGGCCAAAGGAAAGCGGAAAATGAGGAACCTAAGAAGAGCAGGAGCCAACCAAAAGCAAACTCAAGGACAACCCCCTGAGTGGGTGATCGAAATGAATAACGAAATTAAAGAAGGGCTTCTCTATGACTCTGGAAAATCGTGGACAGTCTATCGAGTCCCCAAGAGCATGCGAGGAATCCAAAAAAACGCTTTTCTCCCAAAAATTGTATCCATCGGCCCCTTCCATAATAAGGACCCAGGGCTACGGATCATGGAAGAACACAAGATGCGTTACCTCTTACGCCTGCTAGAGTCAGGGCCCCGAGAAAATGGTGAACGAGTAGAAGATTCGGCGCAACAGGTGCCTCAAGTTGTTAAGGCTATTCGGTTGGAGGATCTTGCAGAATCCATGAGGATGTTAGAACAGAAGACAAGGGAAAACTACTCGGAGGATTTACAGATTGACAGTGATGAATTGATTCAAATGATGGTGATTGATGGTTGCTTTGTGCTCGAATTACTGCGACTCTACTTCAAATTTGATAACGAG GAAGAAGTGGAAGATCCGATCTTCACAACCCGCTGGATGCTACGGACCCTCCAGAGAGATTTATTGAAGCTTGAAAACCAGCTGCCATTCTTCGTTCTTGAAAAATTATACGAGCTTATTAGGTTGGTCGATGACCCACCCCTCGTTGATCTTGTAGTCACATTCTTTGATCCCTTGCTGccaaggaaaaatattaaagggaAGCTGAACCCTAATGAGGAGTTTGATCATATGCTTGATGTGTTCCGTTCCACCTTCCTTTCCTCCGTCAATGAAACAACTAAACCTGCTGGATGGAAGCAACTGCAAAAGTTAGACAACATTCCACTGGTTGAAGAGAGACAGTTAATTCACTGTGTCACAGAGCTTCAAGAAGCAGGGGTTCGATTTAAAATGAGAGAAGACCTCGATTTGCTGGACATAAGTTTTAAAGACGGGATGTTGAAAATCCCTCCTCTATACATTGATGATAACACAGTCCCCCTCTTCCTAAATTTGGTTGCTTACGAGCAGTGTGACCAAGATGCTAAACCTTTCTTCACCAATTTCTGCATGTTCTTTGATAGCTTGATCAATTCTCATACCGACGTCGGGATTCTTCACAAGAATGGGATAATCAATCATGTTTTGGGGAGCGATAAGGATGTAGCAAATCTTTTTAACAAGCTTGGCCGGGAGATTGTTTATGATTTGGATGAATGCTACTTATCTCAACAAATGATGGACGTTAACGACTACTGCAAACAATACTTTGCTAGCAAATGGCATGTTTGGTTTACAAACTTGATCCGTGACTATTTCAGTAGTCCTTGGACTTTTCTCTCCCTCCTTGCTGCCATTGCTCTTTTGTTGCTTACTACTGCTCAAACTTTTTATGCTGTGTATGCTTACTATTTTCCAAAGTCATAA
- the LOC117909391 gene encoding subtilisin-like protease SBT5.4 yields MRLSLLPSLLLSFLLFSLLQMPTFATKKSYIVYLGAHSHGPEPTSVDLDRVTNSHYDFLGSFLGSNEKAKDAMFYSYNKNLNGFAAILEEEEAAEIAKHPNVISVFLNKGRKLHTTRSWHFLDLEKNGVIQPNSIWKKARFGEDTIIGNLDTGVWPESKSFSDEGMGLVPSKWRGTCQDETKNAVTCNRKLIGARYFNKGYAAHAGPLNSSFNSARDHEGHGSHTLSTAGGSLVYGASVFGYGNGTAKGGSPGARVAAYKVCWPQVNNGGCFDADIMAAFDAAIHDGVDVLSVSLGGDASDYFTDGLAIGSFHAVKRGIVVVSSAGNDGPKDASVSNVSPWMITVGASTIDREFTNYVALGNRKHLKGMSLSTKGLPSNKFYPVTSSLDAKAANASAQDAILCKPGTLNPKKVKGKILVCLRGENPRVEKGQQAALAGAVGFILANDMQSGNELIADPHVLPASHVNFSDGAAAFNYIDSTKNPMAYLTRVRTQLGIKPAPFMASFSSKGPNTITPEILKPDITAPGVNIIAAYSESIGPTDQTFDKRRIPFNAQSGTSMSCPHISGIVGLLKTLHPDWSPAAIKSAIMTSARTRDDNMEPLLNSSNLKATPFSYGAGHVRPNRAMDPGLVYDSTVNDYLNFLCAIGYNETQLQIFSQKPYKCPKSFSLTGFNYPSITVPNLSGSVTISRTVKNVGTPGTYTASVKAPPGISVAVKPNKLEFREYGEEKSFRLTLKAKGRRVAEDYVFGRLTWSDGQHYVRSSIVVKA; encoded by the exons ATGAGGCTTTCTCTGCTTCCTTCTTTACTTCTCTCATTCCTTCTCTTTTCGCTGTTACAGATGCCCACTTTTGCCACCAAAAAG TCTTATATAGTTTACTTGGGAGCGCATTCGCATGGCCCAGAGCCTACGTCTGTTGATCTCGATCGCGTGACAAATTCCCATTATGATTTTCTGGGATCTTTCTTGGGAAG CAATGAGAAGGCAAAGGACGCCATGTTCTACTCCTATAACAAGAACCTCAATGGCTTCGCTGCAATCCTCGAAGAGGAAGAAGCAGCGGAAATTGCAA AGCATCCAAATGTTATATCAGTTTTCTTGAACAAGGGAAGGAAACTGCACACAACCCGGTCATGGCATTTCCTTGACTTGGAAAAGAATGGAGTCATTCAACCgaattcaatttggaagaaaGCCAGGTTTGGTGAAGATACAATTATCGGAAACCTTGACACAG GTGTTTGGCCTGAATCAAAGAGCTTTAGTGATGAGGGAATGGGACTAGTTCCATCAAAGTGGCGGGGGACATGTCAGGATGAAACCAAAAATGCTGTTACTTGCAACAG GAAGCTTATTGGAGCAAGGTACTTCAACAAAGGTTATGCTGCTCATGCTGGTCCACTCAACTCCTCCTTCAACTCAGCGCGCGACCATGAGGGACATGGCTCCCACACCCTATCTACTGCTGGGGGTAGCTTAGTTTATGGAGCAAGTGTGTTTGGTTATGGTAATGGTACCGCAAAAGGCGGGTCACCAGGAGCCCGTGTGGCTGCTTACAAGGTGTGCTGGCCCCAAGTCAACAATGGTGGGTGCTTTGATGCAGACATCATGGCTGCATTTGATGCTGCTATACACGATGGTGTTGATGTTCTATCAGTATCTCTTGGTGGGGACGCCAGTGATTATTTCACAGATGGTCTTGCAATTGGTTCTTTCCATGCTGTTAAGAGGGGCATTGTTGTAGTTTCCTCTGCTGGAAATGATGGGCCAAAGGATGCGTCGGTATCAAACGTATCACCCTGGATGATAACGGTTGGTGCTAGTACCATTGACAGGGAATTCACAAATTACGTTGCTCTTGGCAATAGAAAGCACCTCAAG GGCATGAGCCTCTCAACCAAAGGCTTGCCATCAAACAAGTTCTATCCAGTGACCAGCAGTTTAGATGCTAAAGCTGCCAATGCGTCTGCTCAAGATGC CATTCTCTGTAAGCCCGGAACCCTCAACCCAAAGAAGGTGAAGGGGAAGATCTTGGTCTGCCTTCGAGGGGAAAATCCGAGAGTTGAAAAGGGCCAGCAGGCTGCACTTGCAGGCGCTGTTGGGTTCATTCTAGCTAATGATATGCAGAGTGGAAATGAACTCATAGCCGACCCTCACGTCCTTCCTGCTTCCCATGTCAACTTCTCTGATGGTGCAGCTGCCTTTAATTACATCGACTCTACCAA GAACCCCATGGCTTACCTAACCCGTGTGAGGACCCAATTGGGAATAAAGCCTGCTCCATTTATGGCCTCTTTTTCATCGAAGGGACCCAACACCATTACACCAGAAATTCTCAAG CCTGATATAACTGCCCCAGGGGTGAATATCATAGCTGCATACAGCGAATCAATAGGGCCAACTGATCAAACATTTGACAAACGTCGAATTCCTTTCAACGCACAATCAGGCACATCCATGTCCTGCCCTCACATCTCTGGCATTGTGGGCCTTCTCAAAACCCTTCACCCTGATTGGAGCCCTGCAGCTATCAAATCCGCAATCATGACAAGTG CAAGAACACGAGATGACAATATGGAGCCGTTGCTGAACTCATCAAACCTTAAAGCAACTCCATTCAGCTATGGTGCAGGCCATGTTAGACCAAACCGGGCCATGGATCCTGGACTGGTATATGACTCCACTGTTAATGACTACCTCAACTTCCTATGTGCCATTGGGTACAATGAGACCCAACTTCAAATATTCTCACAGAAGCCATACAAGTGCCCCAAGTCCTTCAGTCTCACAGGCTTCAACTACCCTTCAATCACAGTTCCTAATCTCTCAGGCTCAGTTACCATTTCCAGAACTGTCAAGAATGTTGGCACTCCCGGCACGTATACGGCGAGTGTCAAGGCACCACCTGGAATTTCAGTTGCTGTGAAACCCAATAAATTGGAGTTCAGGGAGTATGGTGAGGAGAAGAGCTTCCGCCTTACCCTGAAAGCTAAAGGACGTCGGGTGGCTGAGGACTATGTTTTCGGACGATTGACATGGTCAGATGGTCAGCACTACGTTAGGAGTTCTATTGTTGTCAAGGCCTAA
- the LOC117908385 gene encoding BTB/POZ domain-containing protein At1g55760 gives MSDSAYRVETTSRLAQWRIDNLASCTYRKSDPFKIGKWNWHLSIEKNRTLSVKLYPETSNLTRDNPPIASFIIRVLSSVGDRKALVHPEITDKQLKNNDDFVWAIEVPLTGKFIVDVEFLDLKTSSPNGGEPCSIWAEGFAQKRSTTTALASLGRMLSENIHTDIIINASDGSIGAHRAVLASISPVFRSMFSHDLKEKELSTVNISDMSIEACQAFLNYIYGNIQHDEFLIHRLPLLRAADKYDIEDLKEACHESLLEDIDTKNVLERLQNASLYQLSKLKTACLRYLVKFGKIFDIRDDFNAFLQCADRDLIAEVFHEVLTAWKGF, from the exons ATGAGCGACTCCGCATACAGAGTCGAAACCACGTCGCGCCTCGCCCAATGGAGGATCGACAACCTGGCTTCCTGCACTTACCGCAAGTCCGATCCTTTCAAGATCGGCAAGTGGAATTG GCATTTATCTATAGAGAAGAATCGGACATTATCTGTTAAACTGTACCCGGAAACATCAAATTTAACCAGAGACAACCCACCAATTGCGTCTTTCATCATCAGAGTGCTCTCTTCTGTGGGAGATCGCAAGGCTTTGGTTCATCCAG AAATAACAGACAAGCAGCTCAAGAATAACGACGATTTCGTTTGGGCGATTGAGGTTCCATTAACTGGGAAATTCATTGTCGACGTTGAATTCCTAGATTTGAAGACTTCATCACCAAAC GGTGGAGAGCCTTGCTCCATCTGGGCTGAAGGATTCGCTCAAAAAAGATCAACTACAACAGCTCTTGCATCCCTTGGCCGGATGTTGTCAGAAAACATCCACACAGACATTATAATTAATGCTTCTGATGGAAGCATTGGAGCTCATCGGGCGGTTCTGGCCTCAATATCCCCTGTTTTTCGCAGCATGTTTTCACATGACCTCAAAGAGAAAGAACTATCCACCGTAAACATCTCTGACATGTCAATTGAAGCCTGCCAAGCTTTTCTCAATTACATTTATGGGAATATCCAACACGATGAATTTCTGATCCACAGGCTGCCACTTCTCCGTGCAGCTGATAAGTACGACATTGAAGACCTGAAAGAGGCATGCCATGAGAGTCTTTTAGAAGATATTGACACTAAGAATGTGCTGGAGAGGCTCCAAAATGCATCTCTTTATCAATTGTCAAAACTGAAAACTGCCTGCTTGCGATATCTTGTGAAGTTTGGTAAGATATTTGACATTCGAGATGATTTCAATGCCTTTCTGCAGTGTGCAGACAGGGACCTGATTGCTGAAGTCTTCCATGAAGTCCTCACTGCCTGGAAAGGTTTCTGA